A DNA window from Helianthus annuus cultivar XRQ/B chromosome 15, HanXRQr2.0-SUNRISE, whole genome shotgun sequence contains the following coding sequences:
- the LOC110914188 gene encoding uncharacterized protein LOC110914188 — translation MVDLTSDDDNENLHSIEDPYKGVSTDYLDHGNQILRCEMCHSLLWSDEGGKGRITLGKLTYSLCCGYGKVELPDLKEPTSVYKDLFGNSNEKSKYFLKNIRRYNSMFSFTSMGGKVDSSINSGKAPYVFRISGQNFHTLGGLVPAPGKDPKFSQLYIYDTDNEVSNRKRLFSESTNKSDSHLKQLDIQLIKFLKDFLDHNNELVKSYRIARNHFNENPNENFKLRLIYKRDLDGRTYNLPSTSEVAALIVGDLHKIIDHRDIVVESHTEGLQRISELHPSYLALQYPILFPNGDDGYRIDIPHRDGIRTLKKIRPKCTMREFFAYRIQDRSSAFSLILNARRLFQQFLVDAYTMIESERLNYIRFQQKHLRSETYSNLQNLKNEGKDDLSNTGIRVLLPSSFTGGSRYMQHNYLDAMAICKWFGYPDFFITVTCNPKWPEIKRYLRNTSIKPEDRPDILCRLFKIKLDSLTKDLKDKKIFGELSAAVYTVEFQKRGLPHAHICIFLKPGSKILSVDHLDKFISAEIPDKREDPSLYALVTDFMIHGPCGNANPSCPCMVDSRCSKNYPKKFNPETTTDADGFPVYRRRDNGNTVIKSNVQLDNRSVVPYSPVLLKRYQAHINVEWCNQAGSIKYLFKYINKGADRASLVVSNRDGTENEQTTKDEIKAYYDCRYVSACEASWRIFANEVHFRFPPVMRLPFHLEGQQNVVFGAEDDIQEVLDKPSVSSSIFLKWFEMNRNNEDARKLTYVEFPTKLCWKLTDRVWKPRKRKLLQIGRIHSVSPAVGESYFLRILLNKVKGPKSFEEIRTVDSQVFPTFRDACYAMGLLDDDMEYIEAIKEANFAGDGRYTRALFVTLLLSNTLSRPEYVFEQTWKLLGDDILYNRRRSTKNKELVMSDERLKNQTLVEIEKYLIRNGSSLTRWPTIPYPDYDSFAVGNNRLVDEELSFDIPQLQSELHTLKSSLTDEQLSIYNQIMTAVEDGKGGVFFVYGYGGTGKTFLWKTLALSVRSREQIVLNVASSGIASLLMSRGRTAHSRFHIPINLDESSMCHIRADGDVAYLLKHTRLIIWDEAPMVHRHAFEALDRTFKDVLVDKSNSQSDVLFGGKVIVFGGDFRQILPFIPNGSRQEIVNASLSSSYIWSHCKLLTLTKNMRLTIGASQSRMVETEKFAKWLLDIGEGKVGGDNDGVAIVEIPSDLLITDSSDPIESLIQFVYPSVLERYMDLDYFSERAILTPKNEVVHEINDRLLELFPGEPVEYLSSDTICETEKGIDSFQQELYSPDVLNGLKISGLPSHRLVLKVGVPIMLLRNIDQQNGLCNGTRLKVTYLGKRVMEGQIISGANVGTRTFIPRISMIPSDKKIPFAFQRRQFPVAVCFAMTINKSQGQSLSKVGLYLKEPFFTHGQLYVALSRVKSRQGVKILILDKDGKPTNTTTNVVYKEVFTHL, via the exons ATGGTAGATCTTACTTCTGATGACGACAATGAAAATTTACATTCCATTGAAGACCCTTATAAAGGTGTATCCACAG ATTATTTGGATCATGGTAATCAAATCCTTAGATGTGAGATGTGTCATTCATTATTATGGTCTGACGAAGGTGGTAAAGGTAGAATTACATTGGGTAAGTTAACTTATAGTTTATGTTGTGGTTATGGCAAAGTGGAGCTTCCAGATTTGAAAGAACCTACTTCAGTATACAAGGATCTATTTGGAAATTCTAATGAAAAAAGTAAGTACTTTTTAAAGAATATCCGTCGATACAATTCTATGTTCTCCTTCACATCAATGGGTGGAAAGGTAGATTCGAGTATCAACAGTGGTAAGGCACCATATGTATTTCGTATTAGTGGACAGAATTTCCACACATTAGGTGGTTTGGTACCTGCACCTGGGAAAGATCCAAAGTTCTCCCAGCTTTATATTTACGATACTGATAATGAAGTTTCAAATCGGAAAAGGTTGTTCAG TGAATCTACAAATAAGTCGGATTCTCATTTAAAGCAGTTAGATATTCAGCTCattaagtttttaaaagacttcctGGATCATAATAATGAGTTGGTTAAAAGTTATAGAATTGCAAGAAACCACTTCAATGAGAATCCTAATGAAAATTTCAAGCTTCGTCTCATTTACAAAAGAGATCTTGACGGTCGTACTTACAACTTGCCGTCAACTTCAGAAGTTGCTGCATTGATAGTTGGTGATCTACATAAAATAATTGATCATCGTGATATTGTTGTTGAGTCTCACACTGAAGGTCTTCAACGAATCAGTGAACTTCATCCATCATATCTAGCACTTCAGTATCCAATCCTTTTTCCTAATGGTGATGATGGATATAGAATAGACATTCCTCATAGGGATGGTATACGTACGTTAAAGAAAATTCGACCCAAGTGTACAATGAGAGAATTCTTTGCTTATAGAATTCAAGATCGATCATCTGCCTTTTCTCTAATTTTAAATGCTCGGAGATTGTTTCAACAATTTTTGGTAGATGCATATACCATGATTGAGAGTGAAAGGCTTAATTATATTCGTTTTCAACAGAAACATCTTAGGTCTGAAACATATTCAAATCTTCAAAACTTGAAAAACGAAGGAAAAGATGATCTATCAAATACTGGTATACGTGTTTTATTACCATCTTCTTTTACCGGTGGATCTCGCTATATGCAACACAACTATTTAGATGCTATGGCTATATGTAAATGGTTTGGATATCCCGATTTTTTTATTACCGTTACATGTAATCCGAAGTGGCCAGAGATTAAAcgatacctgagaaatacttccATTAAGCCTGAAGACAGGCCAGACATTTTGTGTAGATTGTTTAAAATAAAGCTCGATTCACTTACAAAGGATCTGAAGGACAAAAAAATATTTGGAGAATTAAGTGCAG CCGTTTATACTGTGGAATTTCAAAAACGTGGATTGCCTCATGCTCACATTTGCATTTTTTTGAAACCGGGATCCAAAATTTTGTCCGTTGATCATCTTGACAAATTCATTTCTGCTGAGATACCTGATAAGAGAGAAGATCCAAGCCTATATGCACTTGTGACTGATTTCATGATTCATGGTCCATGTGGAAATGCAAATCCGAGTTGTCCTTGTATGGTTGATAGTAGATGTTCAAAAAACTATCCGAAAAAATTCAACCCTGAGACCACCACTGATGCTGACGGTTTCCCTGTATATAGAAGAAGAGACAATGGAAACACTGTTATAAAGTCCAACGTTCAATTAGACAACAGAAGTGTTGTTCCTTATAGTCCGGTTCTTTTGAAAAGATACCAAGCTCACATTAATGTTGAATGGTGCAATCAAGCTGGTTCTATTAAATATTTGTTCAAGTACATTAATAAAGGCGCAGATAGAGCTTCTCTTGTAGTGTCAAACCGAGACGGTACAGAAAATGAACAAACAACAAAGGATGAGATCAAAGCGTATTATGATTGTAGGTACGTTTCCGCATGTGAAGCTTCTTGGAGGATATTTGCAAATGAGGTTCACTTCAGGTTTCCTCCAGTTATGAGACTTCCTTTTCATCTTGAAGGTCAACAAAATGTTGTATTTGGAGCCGAGGACGATATACAAGAAGTTTTGGATAAGCCATCAGTTTCTTCTTCGATTTTTCTAAAGTGGTTTGAGATGAACAGAAATAATGAAGATGCACGGAAACTTACCTATGTTGAGTTTCCTACTAAATTATGTTGGAAATTAACAGATAGAGTATGGAAACCCCGTAAAAGAAAGCTGTTACAGATCGGACGGATTCATTCTGTTTCCCCTGCTGTGGGTGAATCGTATTTTCTTAGAATTCTCCTAAACAAAGTCAAAGGACCCAAATCGTTTGAAGAAATTAGAACTGTTGATAGTCAGGTGTTTCCAACTTTCAGGGACGCGTGTTATGCTATGGGTTTGTTAGATGATGACATGGAGTACATTGAAGCAATTAAGGAAGCCAATTTTGCGGGTGATGGTCGTTATACTCGTGCACTTTTTGTTACTTTGTTGTTGTCAAACACATTGTCAAGACCTGAATATGTATTTGAACAAACATGGAAATTATTGGGCGATGACATCTTATACAATAGAAGAAGATCAACAAAAAACAAAG AACTTGTAATGTCTGATGAGAGGTTGAAGAATCAGACattggttgagattgaaaagtacCTGATTCGAAATGGTTCCTCTTTGACACGATGGCCGACAATTCCTTATCCTGATTACGATTCCTTTGCTGTTGGAAACAATCGTTTGGTTGACGAAGAATTATCTTTTGATATTCCGCAGCTTCAGAGTGAGTTACATACTCTTAAATCTTCATTGACTGACGAACAACTGTCCATTTATAATCAAATTATGACAGCAGTTGAAGATGGAAAAGGAGGTGTATTTTTTGTATATGGATATGGTGGAACAGGTAAGACATTTCTCTGGAAGACTTTAGCTTTATCCGTTAGGTCTAGAGAACAGATCGTACTAAATGTTGCTTCGAGTGGTATTGCTTCTTTGCTAATGTCAAGAGGTAGAACGGCACATTCTAGATTTCACATTCCCATAAATTTAGATGAGAGTTCGATGTGTCACATAAGGGCTGATGGTGATGTAGCCTACTTGCTTAAGCATACTAGGTTAATTATATGGGATGAAGCACCCATGGTACATAGGCATGCGTTCGAAGCTTTAGACCGAACATTTAAAGATGTTTTGGTTGACAAAAGCAATTCTCAGTCGGATGTTTTATTTGGAGGTAAAGTAATTGTGTTTGGTGGTGATTTTAGGCAAATTCTTCCTTTTATTCCAAACGGAAGTAGGCAAGAAATTGTTAATGCTTCGTTGAGTTCATCTTATATATGGTCCCACTGTAAATTACTTACCTTAACAAAAAACATGAGGTTGACTATCGGTGCTTCACAATCCAGAATGGTGGAGACTGAGAAATTTGCCAAATGGCTTCTTGATATTGGGGAAGGTAAAGTTGGAGGTGACAACGATGGCGTTGCAATTGTAGAAATACCTTCTGATCTTCTAATTACAGATTCTTCCGATCCCATTGAAAGTTTGATTCAATTTGTATATCCGTCGGTTTTAGAAAGATATATGGATCTAGATTATTTTTCTGAAAGAGCGATTCTGACACCCAAAAATGAGGTCGTTCATGAAATAAATGATCGATTGTTAGAGTTGTTTCCTGGTGAACCAGTAGAGTACCTAAGCTCTGATACTATATGTGAAACTGAAAAAGGTATTGATTCCTTCCAGCAAGAGTTGTATTCACCTGATGTTTTGAATGGTTTAAAGATATCTGGTTTACCAAGTCATCGTCTGGTTCTAAAAGTTGGTGTTCCTATTATGCTTCTTAGGAACATTGACCAACAGAATGGATTATGTAATGGTACAAGGTTAAAAGTTACATATCTTGGAAAGAGGGTTATGGAAGGTCAAATTATATCAGGTGCTAATGTTGGAACTAGAACGTTCATTCCAAGAATTAGCATGATTCCATCCGACAAAAAAATACCTTTTGCTTTTCAAAGACGACAATTTCCTGTTGCTGTGTGTTTTGCTATGACAATCAACAAGAGTCAAGGCCAGTCTTTGTCTAAGGTTGGTCTTTATTTAAAAGAACCATTTTTCACACATGGCCAGTTATATGTAGCATTATCTAGAGTTAAATCAAGACAAGGGGTGAAGATATTAATTCTTGATAAGGATGGGAAACCTACTAATACAACAACCAATGTTGTTTATAAAGAAGTGTTCACTCACCTTTGA